ATGAGCCCGAAGACCAGCGCCTTGACCAGCGCCACGATGATGTCCCCCATGGCTACGAATTTGCTCATGAAGTGCATCCAGTACGCCTGGTCCACGTTGAAGGCCGTAATGCTGACGATGAAGGCGGAGACGATGCCGACCAGCACGGCTTCCATCATCAGGATGGGCATGGAAATGAGCATGGCCTGGATGCGGGGCTTCACCAGGTAATCCACGGGGTCCACGTTCATGGACTTAAGGGCGTCCACCTGTTCCGTCACTTTCATGGTGCCGATTTCCGCGGCCATGGCGGATCCTACGCGTCCCGCAAGCATCAGCCCGGTGATGACGGGCCCCAGCTCCCGGAACATGCCCACCGCGACGACGGCTCCCCCCATGGTTTCCATCCTCACCGTCTGAAGCTGGAACAGGGTCTGCGCCTCCAGCACGGCACCCGTGAAGGCTCCGGTAATGATAACGACGGGCTGGGACTGCACGCCTATTTTTGCAATTTGTTCCACAAGGACGCGCATCCGGAACTTTCCGGTCCACATGCAGGCGCACACCTGGTACAGCAGCAGTCCGATTGATCCCAGACGATCAATCAGGCCAATGGCGGTGCGGCCAACCATGGTGGCTACATAGAACTGCATGGACCCTACTAATCACTTATTCCGTGCGAAGAGCAAGCGCAATGTACGCCACAGGGTTAAAAGGGAATAGGCGTGTCCTAGTCCGCCATCTGATGGATTGCAGGTACTTCCGGCGTGCCGGGAATGGAGCGCAGAAAGAGCCCGGGCGGCAGTTTTCTCCGGTCCCATTCCGTAGTACGGGCCAGCCTCTGCAACCTGCGTATTTCCAGTTCCCGGTCCGGCATGAGAGCCGCCAGGTGCGTGGCGGACACATGCTCCCTGTGCAGGCGCATGAGCAGGCCGTCGCGGAGGACCGCCTCCGGTGATGCGGTGGCGAATTCAGGGAACAGGGCAGCCAGTTCGGATTCATACAGGTCTTTCAGCGGCATGAAATCCGCCGTACAGGCCGCCCGGATGGCGCGGAGGTCCGTCGTGATGTCCGTTCCGTTCAGGGATGAGAGCAGAAGCGCCCCCTCTTCATCCGCCAGAGCGCGGATGCGGCACGCGGAAAGACAGCCTTCTTCTGCGGAACCGGGCTGCACTTCACTCATGGGCGGCAGGCTGATGGGGCGGATTCCCAGTCCGGCGGCCAGATGTTCCGCACGGGCAATGTCCTTTTCCGGTGTGCCGGACAAGCGGGGGATGAATCCCGTGACGGGGAGATCGGGGAGTGATTTTTTCAACACATGGGCCAGCAGGCTTGAAAAAGCGCTCTCCAGCAGGTTCAGGCATGCGGAACCGCAGCCCGTCTTCAGGATGAAATCCGCCGTTCCCTTGCGGAGCACATGCCGGGTTTGCCAGTCCGGGGCAGGGAGCGGTCCCGTTTCGTCCGCTGGTATTTCTCCCGGGATGACTGCCGCGTCCCGTTCAAAGAGCCGCAGCCTGGCGGCCAGCTCTCCCGTGCCGGACCACAGGGATGAAGCTCCGGGTAGCATAAACGGACCTTCCCCTCCCGCCAGGCGGACGGTTGCTACCGGGAGGGCTGTTTCCAGCGCCAGACGGCGGCTTTCCTCTTCGTCCTGCTCCAGTTGTCCCTCATGCCAGGGAGCCGCAGGCATGCGCAGAAGCAGGCACGGCTTGAAAGATGGACGTTCATTTTGTTCCCCCACGGGACGGACAGTAAATTCCCCGGATTCCTTTCCCCGGAACAGGCCTACGGCCGGAGCTGAGTTTTTCTCCTGGCATTCACCCGGGATGACGGCTTTCTGGGGAAGGAGACGGCCTAAGCGGAGCAGATAAAGGCGGATTCCTCCGGCATCCGGAGCGCCAAGCAGAAGGGGAACTTCCGCTATTTCACGGGCCAGATATTCAAGGGCGGCCTGGTGCTGCGCCCGGAAGCCGCTGCGCAGGGCCAGTTCCCCCGTGTTCATGCCCCCCAGGGCCAGAGGCGGGCAAATGACGATTTCCGCTCCCCGGTCCAGGCAGGTCCGGTACAGTTCCACGATGGCCCGGAGATTTCTGGGAAATTGGCCGGGAATGGTTTCCGGCTGGATCAGTCCTGTTCGCAACATGGTCCGGCAAGCTAGCCCATTCCGCGGTTCCGGACAAGCCGGGATGCCGTGAATTCCCCATAAAGGGGAATATTCCTGTGGAGTTTTTACAGCAAGGAGCTTGTCATGTCCGCGCTTCATGGTATGATCCGTCCCGATTGCCTGCCGTCCGTTGGCGGGGGCATCAGTCGCAACTATTTATGAGGGAACAGTCAACACAGGGGCAGGAACCCGCTGCGCAGAACATCGTGCATTTATGGCGCGAATACCTTCGCCCTTACAAGTTAACCCTGGCGGGAGCCGTGCTCGGGGGCGTTATCGCCGCCCTTTCCAGCGGCTTCGGCATTCCGGCGATCCTGCAGTCGGTATTCTCCGTGATCTTTGACGGGGAACCGCTCCCCATCTATGCGGAACGCATCATGCTGTTGTTCGTGCGGCCTGAGGAACTGCCGTGGCTGACCGTCTGGGTGGCGGCAGCCCTGCTGCCCCTTGTCGTGGTGGTCCGCGGCCTGTCTTCCTTCGTCAATGTCTATTTGTTGTCCAAAATAGGGCTGGGCGTGCTGGAAACCATCCGGCTCAAGGTGTACAGGAAATTTCAGGACCTCTCCCTTTCCTTCCATGACCGTTGCCAGCGGGGGGACCTGCTGAGCCGTCTGATGCAGGATACCCAGTTTCTCCAGGGCGGCCTGGTCCAGATTGCCAATGATCTGATCATCCAGCCCCTCACCCTGTTGGGTGCTCTGGGATTTCTGGTTTACAAGGCGTCCGTCAGCCAGCAGTTTCTGATTCTGCTGGCCAACATGCTTCTGGTGGGGGCCTGCGTGATCCCCATCCGCTATATCGGCAAAAAGATGCTTGTCCGCGCACGTACGGTGCAGGCCAGCCAGGGGGATCTTTCCTCCACGCTCCAGGAAAATTTTTCTTCCCAGCGGGACATCCGCGCCTTTGAACTGGAACAGCAGCAGACCAACCTCTTTAAAAACAGGATACGCCGTTATATCCAGGCTTCCATCAGTGTGGTCCGGTGGCAGAGCCTGCTGACGCCCCTGATTGAATTCGTCAGCGCCGTTGCCATGGCCGCCACCCTCTTTGTCGCCAACATGAACGGGATGAGCATGGGGGACTTCGCCTCCCTGGCTACGGCCATGTACCTTTGCTATGAGCCGGTCAAAAGGCTGGGAGCGGTCCACAACAAGGCGGAAACCCTCAAAGCCGGGCTGGAGCGCATTAATGAAGTGCTGCATGCCGCGGACGACGTTCCCGAACCGCAAAACCCGAAGAGTCCGGAAGAATGGAAGGGGGAAGTCGAATTCAACAACGTCTGTTTCAGTTATCAGGAAGATGCCCCGGTCATGCGGAATATTGACGTCCGCATTCCGGCGGGGCAGGTGGTTGCCCTCGTCGGCCCCAGCGGGGCGGGGAAAACGACTTTCATCAACTTGCTGTGCCGTTTTTACGACGTGCTCTCCGGTAGCGTGAAGGTGGATGGAGTGGACGTGCGGGAAATGAGCAAAAGGGACTTGCTGTCCCACATTGCGCTGGTGTCCCAGTATCCCGTCCTGTTCCGTGGGTCCGTGGCGGACAACATCCGCATAGGCCGCCCGGAAGCTTCGGACAAAGAAGTGGAACAGGCAGGGAGGATGTCCGCCGTGGACAGTTTTGTGAATGAGACTGGGGAAGGCTACGGCCGCCTGATCGGCGAGATGGGGGAAGGGCTCTCCGGCGGACAGCGTCAACGCGTGTCCCTGGCCAGGGCGTTTCTGAAAGACGCTCCCATTCTGGTGCTGGATGAAGCCACGGCGTCCCTGGACATGAAGAGCGAGGAACTGATCCAGAAAGAAATCGAGAAGCTGGCTTCAGGAAGGACCACCTTCATCATCGCCCACCGGTTCAGCACCATCCGCATGGCGGACCGCATTCTGGTTCTGGAAGGAGGGCGCATTGCCGCGGACGGCACGCATGAGGAACTCATGGAAAAATCTCCCCTGTACCGGGATCTTTACACCAAGCAGCAAATGATTGCGGAAGAGGAAGGAGGCACGTCATGTTAAGGCAGTTTTTCGAGTACGCGCGGTATTTGAAGCCGGTGGTGAAGCTGTTCATCGCCGCACTGGCCGCCGGAGCCCTTGCCGCCGCCGCCAGCGGCTTCGGC
This genomic stretch from Akkermansia biwaensis harbors:
- a CDS encoding MlaE family ABC transporter permease, yielding MQFYVATMVGRTAIGLIDRLGSIGLLLYQVCACMWTGKFRMRVLVEQIAKIGVQSQPVVIITGAFTGAVLEAQTLFQLQTVRMETMGGAVVAVGMFRELGPVITGLMLAGRVGSAMAAEIGTMKVTEQVDALKSMNVDPVDYLVKPRIQAMLISMPILMMEAVLVGIVSAFIVSITAFNVDQAYWMHFMSKFVAMGDIIVALVKALVFGLIISLISCREGLNTRNGAVGVGKSTMQAMVYASVALLIANFILTMILNSIFPMGFMR
- a CDS encoding ABC transporter ATP-binding protein, producing MREQSTQGQEPAAQNIVHLWREYLRPYKLTLAGAVLGGVIAALSSGFGIPAILQSVFSVIFDGEPLPIYAERIMLLFVRPEELPWLTVWVAAALLPLVVVVRGLSSFVNVYLLSKIGLGVLETIRLKVYRKFQDLSLSFHDRCQRGDLLSRLMQDTQFLQGGLVQIANDLIIQPLTLLGALGFLVYKASVSQQFLILLANMLLVGACVIPIRYIGKKMLVRARTVQASQGDLSSTLQENFSSQRDIRAFELEQQQTNLFKNRIRRYIQASISVVRWQSLLTPLIEFVSAVAMAATLFVANMNGMSMGDFASLATAMYLCYEPVKRLGAVHNKAETLKAGLERINEVLHAADDVPEPQNPKSPEEWKGEVEFNNVCFSYQEDAPVMRNIDVRIPAGQVVALVGPSGAGKTTFINLLCRFYDVLSGSVKVDGVDVREMSKRDLLSHIALVSQYPVLFRGSVADNIRIGRPEASDKEVEQAGRMSAVDSFVNETGEGYGRLIGEMGEGLSGGQRQRVSLARAFLKDAPILVLDEATASLDMKSEELIQKEIEKLASGRTTFIIAHRFSTIRMADRILVLEGGRIAADGTHEELMEKSPLYRDLYTKQQMIAEEEGGTSC